A single region of the Vicia villosa cultivar HV-30 ecotype Madison, WI linkage group LG4, Vvil1.0, whole genome shotgun sequence genome encodes:
- the LOC131597263 gene encoding zinc finger protein GIS2-like produces MDRGKLYGRGDPKASDWRKPSGGDCSAFVRCYICGEIGHRKNDCKLDQKKCFKCDKVGHVAADCKKKTVLFPEAVSAEDLNMTARQVNEAIGDGATVFMLIALMDLKEKARFERVSRKKDTVVD; encoded by the exons atggacagaggtaaactATATGGTAGAGGAGATCCTAAAGCTAGTGATTGgaggaagcctagtgggggagactgcagtgcttttgtcaggtgctacatTTGTGGCGAGATTGGACATCGTAAGAATGATTGCAAGCTTGACCAGaagaagtgtttcaagtgtgatAAAGTGGGCCATGTTGcagctgattgtaagaagaag ACGGTGTTATTTCCTGAAGCTGTTAGCGCTGAAGATCTAAACATGactgctagacaggtgaatgaggctatcggagatggtgcaacagtgttcaTGTTAATTGCACTGATGGACTTGAAGGAGAAAGCG CGCTTCGAAAGAGTATCCAGGAAGAAGGACActgtagtggattaa
- the LOC131599194 gene encoding uncharacterized protein LOC131599194 codes for MVRVSITKVIYPNAKVLVPTGEVTTVGDAPNTFIQWPKRLLQLTSNKKYDPPPKKSEPICQKLVVKAMYMDQTLKFNGESGGKNAFIELPREDIVDFYMGTKELGITILQVWLVYLHRLGMELGNNTVYGFMDPHLTHSQNERGSVQSYIQKKMCDYMKECYLAPYFNNHHWQLFIINPQKFEVAFLCSLGKKPDKKIYDIVEMKTVELWVLIISYNV; via the exons ATGGTGAGAGTGTCTATTACCAAGGTGATATATCCAAATGCTAAAGTACTTGTGCCCACGGGTGAGGTTACGACGGTTGGTGATGCCCCGAATACTTTCATTCAATGGCCGAAAAGACTTTTGCAACTTACTTCTAATAAG AAATATGATCCCCCTCCGAAAAAGTCGGAACCTATATGTCAAAAACTGGTGGTAAAGGCAATGTACATGGATCAAACTTTGAAGTTTAATGGTGAATCCGGTGGGAAAAATGCCTTTATAGAGCTCCCTAGAGAAGACATTGTAGACTTTTATATGGGTACAAAAGAATTAGGCATCACTATTTTGCAAGTGTGGCTCGT ATATCTACACCGCCTCGGTATGGAGTTGGGCAACAATACCGTTTATGGATTTATGGATCCGCATTTAACTCATAGTCAAAATGAGCGCGGTAGTGTTCAGTCCTACATACAAAAGAAGATGTGTGATTATATGAAAGAATGTTACCTTGCTCCTTATTTCAACaa TCATCATTGGCAATTGTTCATCATTAATCCTCAAAAGTTTGAAGTAGCCTTTCTATGTTCATTGGGAAAGAAGCCAGACAAAAAAATCTATGACATTGTTGAAAT gAAAACTGTAGAGCTTTGGGTGCTTATAATAAGTTACAACGTGTGA